A region of Cucumis melo cultivar AY chromosome 2, USDA_Cmelo_AY_1.0, whole genome shotgun sequence DNA encodes the following proteins:
- the LOC103501023 gene encoding 40S ribosomal protein S24-1 — protein sequence MADKAVTIRTRKFMTNRLLSRKQFIIDVLHPGRPNVSKAELKEKLARIYDVKDANAIFVFKFRTHFGGGKSTGFGLIYDSVENAKKYEPKYRLIRNGLDTKVEKSRKQMKERKNRAKKIRGVKKTKASDAAKAGKKK from the exons ATGGCGGACAAGGCAGTCACCATACGAACCCGGAAGTTCATGACCAACCGGCTTCTCTCCAGGAAGCAATTT ATCATTGATGTTCTTCACCCAGGAAGACCTAATGTCTCTAAG GCAGAGCTGAAGGAAAAGTTAGCAAGAATATATGATGTGAAGGATGCAAATGCAATTTTTGTCTTTAAGTTCCGAACTCACTTTGGGGGTGGAAAATCAACTGGGTTTGGTTTGATTTATGATTCTGTTGAAAATGCCAAAAAATATGAGCCCAAGTACAGGCTCATCAGG AATGGACTTGACACTAAAGTAGAAAAATCAAGGAAGCAAATGAAAGAGAGGAAGAACAGAGCGAAGAAGATTCGTGGAGTAAAGAAA ACAAAGGCCTCAGATGCTGCCAAGGCTGGAAAGAAGAAATGA